In Carassius auratus strain Wakin chromosome 20, ASM336829v1, whole genome shotgun sequence, the genomic stretch TGTGGCATGAGGAGCATCGTGGGATGCTCAAGTAAGTTGACGATGTTCTCTCAaaagttattgttattgttgtagtatctttatagttattgttcttcgTGTTAATGGGCCTAAATGCTAAATGTAGATTTTAAGATGTCAGTTGAACTAAGACTTCTGTCAGTTGGTGACTAATAATAGACTTGCTTGATATATCAGTCTATAGGCCCTGGTGGTTTGACATACAGTAAACCATGCAATTATAAATGTTACTTGGCAAGCCCAATGTAAACTGTAGGTTGTGTATGGTTGCTAAAGTCTCAACTTTCcatattaacataaaatgaaCCTGAAGTGCAGTCACAAGTGTGCCTATATCAGCTGTTTTGCTCTTTTTATTTATAGTCAAATTTCATATAAAAAGGAAATCATTATTTTggggttattttagtattatttatatactttttcagTATTCCTTaatattttgcatgcatttaattgtttcagttttcatttcaattttggtttttattatcggttcatttaattatttattcatgtgtgtatttatttatttacttaacttttataatacttttagtaatttaattgctttttatttatataattagttttatggacaatatattttattaagttgttCAAtcgaatatttttattttattttattttaattttaattttcatataattaaataatcgctttagttttagtttacactagtgctgtcaaatgatgatttgcgattaattgcatccaaaataagtttttgtttaaattatatatgcatgtgtactgtgtatattcattatgtatgtaatataatgaaagttaaatgtatttacacacagtatatatttaaaaatattttacatttattacaattatatattcatatacttatatataaatatatttaatatataaacataacatatttttctttaatatgtgcatgcatgtgtttgtattaatatatatgtacataataaatatacacagtaaacacacattatgtaaacaaaaacttttattttggatgcgattaatcgtgattaatgtTTTTACGACACTACAGTAAATTATGTGAAATTAGGTTCCTCTAGTATTTAATTTACTGGATTATGCGCTCTTTCTCTCATGccggtgacaggtgcaatatttgaaaatcaataattattaatttactttttaattacatttatatctgaatatatgtcaacctatcctgcgatgtgactatcgtggattcgtacatcgcgatatcgatgcttaaacgacacatcgtgcagccctaattctaAGCTATAACGTAtgattatgtaatatattatataatgtgtaAAACCCTAGTTATGAGTACATTATGATATACTAttattaccataaaaaaaaaacatatactatgCTAAAATTCACCAGCCTATTAGAAACTGAAAGTGATCATTCTGTTTTATTCTCTGTTCTTAGAGAGGACGCAATGCTTGAGTACCTGAAGATTGCTCAGGATCTGGAAATGTATGGGGTGAACTACTTCGACATCAAGAACAAGAAGGGAACAGAGCTGAGGCTGGGTGTGGATGCCCTGGGCCTAAACATCTACGAGAAAGAAGACAAGTGAGTTCAGCCTTTCTCTACATTCATTTGACATTATTCACAACTCatcttttaaatgcaatttaaatcctCACCCTTTACATTGTGGCAGTACTATGTTAAAATAATGGTATAAGATCATTTTTCTGGTATGTCAAGCTAATTAATAATACCTGTGGCCTgcaacatccatccatcatcatctCTTAATTAACTTTCTCAATTTTTGAAATTCAAGATATTAAAAGTACATGTGTTGTGATTTAGTTTGAACTGAGGACATTGTTCAAAAGAACGGAGCTCGTCTTTCAACAAacagagatctgtgtgtgtgtgtgtgtgtgtgtgtgtgtgagtccagtGGCGACTAATGGCTTTTTCCCCACAATGCCCTCTATTCTACCCAGAGAGACTGGTTTTTCAAGTTATGCAGTCTTTGGCAAGGATTATGTATGCGACTGAGAGAAGACTTTGCAAGTACTCACATGAAACGATAAGAAAACCATACAACAACATGTGAAATAGTTAACATTCGTTGGATCTCTGTTTGTGTTGTTGCGTTCGCTGTCCTCGTTTAGATTCAAGGTATCTTCTGAGTGGCCCATATCCTTCACATTCTTAACAGTCCCCCAAAGCGTGTAGTCAGTTTAACACTGAACGCTATGAGAAGTGATGGAAAATGAAATAGTCAGTGCCAAAATGCAGTACAAAGTGgttttgtttactttctttttccATTATCCCCATCAAACCAATGTTTGGACAGTAAATGCTTGAAGGAAGAACAAACACGATTCTATTAGAATCctaatctttaaaaaagcattattaccaaagactatagaatatcCAAGAGGTGTCACTCGTAGAGTTTTGAATGGGGAAGAATGCAACGCTCAATATGGCCGCTCAAtcgcaggaagccccgccttctgaatgaaagagccaatggCTAATCGGTAAAGTCATAGCGTCACCTCAGGTGCCGTTAGAAGTGTCccagttgctatagaaacagtctcTTATGACTGCACTTGGATGCCcgagaggcgtttcaaagatggccgccgagtgacatgacttaTCTTAAATAGAACTTGtgttactaatacattattcaaatcaaaagtttgtgTCTGTGGACATTATTTAATGGAATTAAGTTAACAATGAATGAATGTTAACAAATAAATCTCCTGCTCATTGTTAATGCAATAACTAATGTGACCTTattgtatagttttattgttcaAATATGGTCACCATTGTGAATTTCtactatttctattttttatccGATATATTATTTAgtggaaataaaaaaagagcaattGATTGAGTTACAAATGCAGGAGGTTACATACCTTTTTTACTACCATCATGAATTATTTGAAGCATTTATGTCATTGGTTTTCGGGAAGGTTTGTGGTGTGTCATGCGAGGTGGGTCGCGGTAGCTTTGTGCGTGTCACACGTTAGAAGGCGTAGTTGTTACTCCACTCCCATGAGCTCCACAAAGAGATCGCACAGCACACTCCTCACTGCGCTGATGTCATGCGCTCACGTTAATCACAGGCCCGTCCTTGTCTTCACATTCCTCCAGGACCGTCATGCCTGCGCTACAACATTCCCACCGCATTACAAACCCATCTCAGTGCTTATATTAGTTTTTTGCATGAAAATCAGGATTTGATGTTTCATCCAGCCtacagtgtttgtcttgtttGACTGTATGTTTGGAATGAATATAGAATGCCTCTCATGATTTCATCATTGTCTTTACAGACTCACTCCAAAAATCGGATTCCCCTGGAGTGAAATAAGAAACATTGCCTTCAACGATAAGAAGTTTGTCATCAAGCCTATAGATAAAAAAGCTCCAGTAAGTGAAACTGTGATTGCCTTCAGACTGTAGCTCACAGTCCCACCTAAAACTGAAAAACTGCCTCGACCAgaataaaacttgttttattcCACACTAATACACGATCATTTTATGTCACACTAATGTTAGAACATCTATTGAATTAAAAGTATTATGAtgaaaagtttgtaaaaaaacatttcattggcTGCATCATTTGTAGGTAAATTGGACATTGAGCACATAAACGGTAACAAGATGCTCTTTACAAACGTAAAACATTATGGTTGGTTACATAATtatcttaattattaattacacaattaattattttacacaaAAGGGTAAAAGGGGTAAAAACTTTTACCCTTTTGGGTAAAAACTCTAAACTCTATTATTTAACTCTAAAATTAGAAaagttaattaatgaattaaatgactaaaatagaaattattttaaagctgaaaatgttaaaatattaaaaactaataaaaatgtgctttaactaacattaaaattaaggaaatgtataaataaaagctGATTCAAAGTATTAACCTTCATGTTATGTTCCCAGTCAAAAATGTCCGGCCTACacaaaaattgcttgtaaatttcgtACTAAGCAATATTATTACCAAATATTGGATTTAGTCTCATTTTATTAACTTTTCTTTCAATTAgattgttttgtattttctttttggaCCTGATTGGTCGTAGCCTAtgacaaaacctgtgctaactgtCAGAAAACAGAAATGTTGAATCCAAGACTTGGTGATCATTGTTAAAAGAAACCAGAATTAAGAAATAAGATTAAGGATTTTCAGCATAACACTATTATAAATACTACTAGAGTGAATAAATAATACTGGAATGAGTGACGGTTCAAAAGACTTGAAAAGATGGTGAGATGCTCTCTATGGATGCTTCAGATTAGTTttgacacacaaacactaaatcaCTGTAACGTCTGCAGTTTTAAGAGTCGTTGGTTTTAACAGGGCTGTGTTGGCTGATAAACGCCAGGCTGGCTTTCACAGAGCGTTATCTCTGAGCCTCAGAGCCGGCTGCTCAGAACGACAGCTTTCTATAGGTTTTACCTTTACATTATCACAggactttattaaataaatacacagttaGTAATCTGATCAAAGAGCCATAAACGGACTGATTTATAACATCTTGCCTCTTCCTTCTCAACCCTGCAGGATTTTGTGTTCTACGCCCCGCGGTTGCGCATTAATAAGCGTATCCTACAGCTGTGCATGGGGAACCATGAGCTTTACATGCGCCGCAGGAAGCCGGACACCATCGAGGTGCAGCAGATGAAAGCCCAGGCTCGAGAGGAGAAACAACACAAACAGATGGAGAGGTGAGGATGAATCACCTGATGCTGTCTCATCAGCACATGCTGCAGTATATAAAAGAGACCAGATTCTACACTTGTGTAGCCTTTTATTTCATAACTAGAACTTTGGCTgggcctgtttcataaaacaagtttagcAAATTAGCCTGGATTACTTCAGCTAGGCTTATTTTGATCCAAATCAACATTTTCTATATAAATGAtctctgttgtgattggctgatcaaAGTTCACGTTGCTGCTGATCAGGGTGGGCCGAGATGCACTGATGTGTAGACATCAGTGGTCCTATGTCAGTCTGCTCATGGTTGTGACATCAGGAAACCATAAAGATTTCTGAACAAGTTGTTTTTGGGAAGGACAGACTGAGAGATGAGGTTTGTGTGTGGGTATAGAGCCGTGTCCTGAGCAAACGTCACTGTTCTTCTCTTTGGTTGGGTCTTATCTGCAGAGCTCAGCTGGAGGGTGAGAAAAAGAGACGAGAGgccatagagagagagaaagaacagatGGAGAGGGAGAAACAGGAGCTGATGATGCGACTCTACCAGTTTGAGGAGAAAACCAAAAAAGCGGAAAGAGGTAAGAAGCCTGGTTCGATTTATTTGGAAAAAATGTTCATTTCTAATGCAAGATGATTGTATTTATTGACTGCATTCGCAGaagcaaagaaaacaacattTGAATTGTTTCGACTGAGGAAAACGTAAagctttatttgattttattttagaaaagacatgcaagtttaacagtcACTGTTTAGATGTATTAAACAACACAAAATGgattatagtttttaaaatctTAACAATCACTGAGGCTGTTGTTTTGCTTGTTGTTGTCCTGCGAGTCTGTTTGGAAAATGTGACTCGTAATAGGAGACGTCAAGCCAAATCCAGTCACGTTGGTCTTTTGAGTTTATGTAACCCTTTAGCTTTTTTATTCTATAAAGCGGAGACACTATACTTTGATCTCGACTGTGCTCCAGCTGACAATACCATTGTCTGGCAATACAAACACAAGATGGTGTCATACTGCACCTGTTACTTTTTTCATCAACTTAAAGGAATCCTCTGTCATTGTGTGCTCACTTGTATGTCTTGTGGGACCTACatagactaaaacctctttactAAAGCAAAAGTGCTAAAACATAACTGTCACAACTGTCTTGTATCAGACCAGCACACTtttgattaaaggggtcatgaactgcatcttttgcattgttttctgaggttataatgttatcaagattcataatgttataatgttatcaagattataatgttatcaagattcaTCACATAATTCAAAAAGCATAATTCTAGAGGTAATAAGCTATTCTCTGTCCTGTTTTTAAAATCTCATCATGTACACTACATGTGTGAATTGGTGGGCGGGACTAAACGGGCAGCGATGTAGGAGCGGACATTGATCATCTGCGGAGGCGgagtttagccacactattacatcacaGAGTGGCCTTTTGACAgactggcttcaatataagctgtttttaaacAAACGAGAACCTTTTGAATTCTAAAACTTAGAGTACAGAGACTTTTTATAGTACCGTGTCCTCTTatgtgtcaaaagatcaagggaattttggttTCTTAGTTGAGATCTGTTACTGTTAGAGCATCACCATCCACAGTGAGGCCCAGACCCaaacttaaaatgtaatgatGCTTGCACTTTAAATTAAATCTGGATGCGTGTTTTCAGACCTGCAGGAGCAAATGCAGAGGGCCATGCAGCTGGAGCGTGAACGGAGGCTGGCAGAGGAGGAGGCAGCCAGATTGGAGGCAGAGAGACAGGCAGCACTGCTCGCTAAGGAGGAACTGGCGCGCCAAGCCCAGAGTCAGCTGAAGAGTCAAGAACAGCTGGTGAGAACCCAACACTCGTTCTCTAAAAAACTCCTTTGCCTTTATCATTTTTTCCTCCATTAACAATCCTCCCCATTTATTTCTCTCAGGCTGCTGAGCTGGCAGAACACACTGCTCGTATTGCACTCCTGGAGGAAGCTAAAAGACGCAAGGAGGATGAAGCCATGACATGGCAGCACAGAGTAAGACCGTTAAGACATAAACCCTTTCACCTTAAGGTCTTTGCCACTTTTTTCACCCATGATGAGTTTGCAGTCCTGCAAATTTGTCCAAAAGCTGTCTGTATATCCATAGCCGTAGTATGCTCTTAAGTTCTTCAAGAATTGGATTGGTAGTCCTATATTTGTGATGTTGGATTGCGTTCTTCCAGGCTCAAGAGGCCCAAAATGACCTGGTGAAGACCCGTGAGGAGCTTCGCACTGTGATGACGGCGCCACCTCTCCCTCCACCACCACCTGTGTATGAACCTGATGAGAATGAGTATGA encodes the following:
- the ezrb gene encoding ezrin b, which gives rise to MPKPVNVRVTTMDAELEFAVQPSTTGKQLFDQVVKTMGVREIWYFGLQHMDSKGYHTWLKLDKKVSSQDVKKENPLQFKFRAKFFPEDVSDELIQDITQKLFFMQVKDGILSDDIYCPPETAVLLASYSVQAKFGDFSKEVHRPGYLTSDRLLPQRVLDQHKLSRDQWEERIQVWHEEHRGMLKEDAMLEYLKIAQDLEMYGVNYFDIKNKKGTELRLGVDALGLNIYEKEDKLTPKIGFPWSEIRNIAFNDKKFVIKPIDKKAPDFVFYAPRLRINKRILQLCMGNHELYMRRRKPDTIEVQQMKAQAREEKQHKQMERAQLEGEKKRREAIEREKEQMEREKQELMMRLYQFEEKTKKAERDLQEQMQRAMQLERERRLAEEEAARLEAERQAALLAKEELARQAQSQLKSQEQLAAELAEHTARIALLEEAKRRKEDEAMTWQHRAQEAQNDLVKTREELRTVMTAPPLPPPPPVYEPDENEYEDGESNSSYSADLQTGGINDHRNEEKRITEAEKNERVQKQLLALTSELSQARDDTKKTQNDLLHTENVRAGRDKYKTLRQIRQGNTKQRIDEFEAL